One window from the genome of Pseudonocardia hierapolitana encodes:
- a CDS encoding DUF6196 family protein codes for MVTVSSEAPAQTEARLRGVFRRSQAVWLPGSWEFVEGAEVAGRDDAIAVIRDEGQVSADGRRQLTEHFTWSSGEGSGTNQLREANA; via the coding sequence GTGGTCACGGTGTCGTCCGAGGCGCCCGCGCAGACCGAGGCCCGGTTGCGCGGCGTCTTCCGGCGTTCGCAGGCCGTCTGGCTTCCCGGCTCCTGGGAGTTCGTGGAAGGAGCCGAGGTTGCCGGTCGTGACGATGCGATCGCCGTGATCCGCGACGAGGGTCAGGTGAGCGCGGACGGGCGACGGCAGCTGACGGAGCACTTCACCTGGTCCTCTGGCGAAGGCAGCGGCACCAATCAGCTCCGGGAGGCGAACGCGTGA
- a CDS encoding anti-sigma factor family protein produces the protein MPVDCDRLVELVTDFVEGALDPVTERQVVDHLAECDGCSTYLDQMRATARALGELPPGRLPDPAREALLEAFRRR, from the coding sequence ATGCCCGTTGACTGCGACCGGCTCGTCGAGCTCGTCACCGACTTCGTCGAGGGCGCGCTGGACCCGGTCACCGAACGGCAGGTCGTCGACCACCTGGCCGAGTGCGACGGCTGCAGCACCTACCTCGACCAGATGCGGGCGACCGCCCGCGCCCTCGGCGAGCTGCCGCCGGGCCGGCTGCCCGATCCGGCGCGCGAGGCCCTCCTGGAGGCGTTCCGCCGACGCTGA
- a CDS encoding penicillin-binding transpeptidase domain-containing protein — MGIVLAVATMTPVTGCGMFGGGPEAAVQAFLEALTAGDVPAAAALTDDPAAAAELLRYRSALEPLAVRAEGLRVAEEGATTTASFTLSWDFGAGRIWTYESTAALRDTADGWRVAWLPSVLHPDLGRGQRLRLDTQDAPVPAVVDRDGTQLMSSQRVVTILLDPAVADAATARSLAASLQAFDPTITEQSILDGMAATPSGRRARVITLRGPDHDSIRPALADLPGVGTVEDTRLLSVDPDLSSPLLPGLAAEVENLRSAEPGWQVVAVGLDGVSEVLHTEPPSAVPPLVTAVDVDAQRAAQQALAPLEQQAMLVAVQPSTGEVLAVAQTPAADREGAPALVGRYPPGSTFKIVTTAAVLQAGAATADTVLPCPGTENIQGRQINNDDFALGHVPLHTAFANSCNTTMARLAVDLPPDALARTAAQLGLGIDHVAPGMTTLTGAVPPAPRPDQRVEWSIGQGEVLASPFGMALVAAAVVRGEAVVPVLLPGRPTTSDRTPPPLDPAVTQELRDMMRETVTAGRATALSDLPGVAGKTGTAQFGDGSRAHGWFVATAGDLALAVLVVDGGSSAPAVQAAGRFLEPLLS; from the coding sequence GTGGGGATCGTGCTGGCCGTCGCGACGATGACGCCGGTCACCGGGTGCGGCATGTTCGGCGGGGGTCCCGAGGCTGCCGTGCAGGCGTTCCTGGAGGCGCTCACGGCCGGCGATGTGCCGGCGGCAGCCGCCCTGACCGATGACCCGGCCGCCGCTGCCGAACTGTTGCGCTACCGGAGCGCGCTCGAGCCCCTGGCCGTGCGGGCCGAGGGCCTGCGGGTCGCGGAGGAGGGCGCGACGACCACGGCCTCGTTCACGCTCTCCTGGGACTTCGGCGCCGGGCGGATCTGGACGTACGAGAGCACGGCCGCGCTCCGCGACACCGCCGACGGCTGGCGGGTCGCCTGGTTGCCGTCGGTGCTGCACCCCGACCTGGGCAGGGGACAGCGGCTGCGGCTGGACACCCAGGACGCCCCGGTTCCGGCCGTGGTCGACCGTGACGGGACCCAGCTGATGTCCTCGCAGCGGGTTGTGACGATCCTGCTGGATCCCGCAGTAGCGGATGCCGCCACCGCGCGTTCGCTGGCGGCATCGTTGCAGGCGTTCGACCCGACCATCACCGAACAGTCGATCCTCGACGGGATGGCAGCCACGCCGAGCGGCCGGCGCGCTCGGGTCATCACGTTGCGCGGGCCGGACCACGACTCGATCCGGCCCGCGCTTGCGGACCTTCCCGGAGTCGGCACCGTCGAGGACACCCGCCTGTTGTCCGTCGATCCCGACCTCTCCTCGCCGCTGCTGCCCGGTCTCGCCGCCGAAGTCGAGAACCTGCGCTCCGCCGAACCGGGGTGGCAGGTCGTGGCCGTCGGGCTCGACGGCGTGTCGGAGGTGCTGCACACCGAACCGCCCTCGGCGGTGCCGCCGCTGGTGACCGCTGTCGACGTCGACGCGCAGCGCGCCGCGCAGCAGGCGCTCGCCCCGCTCGAGCAGCAGGCGATGCTCGTCGCCGTTCAACCCTCGACGGGCGAGGTGCTCGCGGTGGCGCAGACACCCGCCGCCGACCGCGAGGGCGCACCGGCCCTCGTCGGCCGCTACCCCCCGGGCTCCACGTTCAAGATCGTGACGACGGCGGCGGTGCTGCAGGCGGGTGCCGCCACCGCCGACACGGTGCTGCCCTGCCCGGGCACGGAGAACATCCAGGGACGGCAGATCAACAACGACGACTTCGCCCTCGGCCACGTTCCCCTGCACACCGCCTTCGCGAACTCGTGCAACACGACCATGGCCCGCCTCGCTGTCGACCTTCCGCCCGACGCTCTCGCCCGGACCGCCGCGCAGCTGGGCCTCGGCATCGACCACGTCGCCCCCGGGATGACCACGTTGACCGGGGCGGTGCCGCCGGCGCCCCGTCCCGACCAGCGGGTGGAGTGGTCGATCGGGCAGGGCGAGGTGCTGGCCAGCCCCTTCGGGATGGCGCTCGTCGCGGCGGCCGTGGTGCGCGGCGAGGCCGTGGTCCCCGTGCTGCTGCCCGGGCGTCCGACGACGTCGGACCGCACGCCCCCGCCGCTGGACCCCGCTGTGACGCAGGAGCTGCGCGACATGATGCGGGAGACCGTCACCGCCGGCCGCGCCACTGCGCTTTCCGACCTGCCCGGCGTCGCCGGAAAGACCGGCACCGCCCAGTTCGGCGACGGCTCTCGCGCGCACGGCTGGTTCGTCGCCACCGCAGGGGACCTCGCGCTGGCCGTGCTCGTCGTCGACGGTGGCTCGTCCGCCCCTGCCGTGCAGGCGGCGGGGCGGTTCCTCGAGCCCCTGCTCAGCTGA
- a CDS encoding RNA polymerase sigma factor yields MRVALPPDAELVGRLRDGDEAAFALLLDQWSPGMLRLARSFVSTPDSAAEVVQDTWMAVLQALDRFEGRSSLRTWVYRILVNTAKRRAARERRFVPMSSLRPAATGPTVDPDRFQGPDEPYPGHWRTLPSPWPDLVPSPEQRTLDAELQARLEDALAGLPERQRAVITLRDVQGRPAEEVCAILEISPANQRVLLHRARAHVRARLEVYLDAR; encoded by the coding sequence ATGCGGGTCGCGCTGCCGCCGGATGCGGAGCTGGTCGGCCGGCTCCGGGACGGCGACGAGGCAGCGTTCGCCCTGCTCCTGGACCAGTGGTCGCCGGGCATGCTCCGGCTCGCCCGGTCGTTCGTCTCCACGCCGGACTCGGCGGCCGAGGTCGTGCAGGACACCTGGATGGCGGTCCTCCAGGCGCTCGACCGCTTCGAGGGCCGCTCGTCCCTGCGGACGTGGGTGTACCGGATCCTGGTGAACACGGCGAAGCGGCGGGCCGCGCGAGAGCGGAGGTTCGTGCCGATGAGCAGCCTGCGCCCCGCGGCCACCGGCCCGACCGTCGACCCGGACCGGTTCCAGGGGCCCGACGAGCCCTACCCGGGACACTGGCGGACCCTGCCCTCACCGTGGCCCGACCTCGTGCCGTCGCCCGAGCAACGCACGCTCGACGCCGAGCTGCAGGCCCGGCTCGAGGACGCGCTCGCCGGGCTGCCGGAGCGGCAGCGGGCCGTGATCACGCTGCGGGACGTCCAGGGACGGCCTGCCGAGGAGGTGTGCGCGATCTTGGAGATCTCACCCGCCAACCAGAGGGTGCTGCTGCACCGGGCCCGCGCCCACGTCCGGGCCCGGCTGGAGGTGTATCTCGATGCCCGTTGA
- a CDS encoding MarR family winged helix-turn-helix transcriptional regulator — protein sequence MSYAIFQLARAHRGYAAAMLREMDLHPGQELLLMHLLDRDGQTQSELLESVGLDHSTVSKSLRRMQDAGLLIREPAEHDRRVMVVHLTDKGRAMREPIAAMWQALEEASARNLSAQQAESFVGSAYAIVDAINSRALPQEESE from the coding sequence ATGAGCTACGCGATCTTCCAGCTCGCCCGCGCTCACCGCGGCTACGCCGCCGCCATGCTCCGCGAGATGGACCTGCATCCCGGACAGGAACTGCTGCTGATGCACCTCCTCGACCGGGACGGCCAGACCCAGTCCGAGCTGCTCGAAAGCGTCGGCCTGGACCACTCCACCGTCTCCAAGTCCCTACGCCGCATGCAGGACGCCGGCCTGCTCATCCGCGAGCCTGCCGAACACGACCGGCGCGTCATGGTCGTCCACCTCACCGACAAGGGCCGTGCCATGCGCGAGCCCATCGCAGCCATGTGGCAGGCCCTGGAGGAGGCCTCCGCGCGGAACCTGTCGGCGCAGCAGGCAGAGTCCTTCGTCGGCTCCGCCTACGCCATCGTCGACGCGATCAACAGCCGCGCTCTTCCGCAAGAAGAGTCCGAGTAA
- a CDS encoding DUF6104 family protein, giving the protein MYATDRGIEELVERRGDEQVSVEWLAERLRTFVDLNPSFEDAVERIASFLARDDADDLEG; this is encoded by the coding sequence ATGTACGCCACGGACCGGGGAATCGAGGAGCTCGTCGAGCGGCGCGGTGACGAGCAGGTCAGCGTGGAGTGGCTGGCCGAGCGGCTGCGCACGTTCGTCGACCTGAACCCGTCGTTCGAGGACGCGGTCGAGCGGATCGCGAGCTTCCTCGCCCGCGACGACGCCGACGACCTGGAGGGCTGA
- a CDS encoding MerR family transcriptional regulator encodes MTQDTAELGIGDLAALTGVPVRTIRFYCDEGLLDSRRSAGGHRRFAPSAVERLDLVRRLRGLGLGLPAIAAVLTGERSIGEAVAAERAALDVELAALAWRRASLRAVEEAGPIERAARLELLGAVQDHMTARAALVDFWHHLFIAPLPADLVDMFLEVSVPAPPADPTPRQVVAYAEMVGLTRDRTLVRRMRERARVNLERMSDEAELLMGIGEACELARPLLLAGRPPAPGPALDRYVAAYATVQRSRDTTRFRHDLLTTATVDRDPRLRRYWRLVGEVTGEPVTVGGAQAWLVDALERSIA; translated from the coding sequence GTGACGCAGGACACGGCCGAGCTGGGCATCGGCGATCTCGCGGCCCTGACCGGGGTCCCCGTGCGCACCATCCGCTTCTACTGCGACGAGGGCCTGCTCGACTCCCGCCGGAGCGCGGGAGGGCACCGCCGGTTCGCGCCGTCGGCGGTGGAGCGGCTCGACCTCGTGCGGCGGCTGCGCGGGCTCGGGCTGGGCCTGCCGGCGATCGCGGCCGTCCTCACCGGTGAGCGCTCGATCGGCGAGGCCGTCGCGGCCGAACGCGCCGCGCTCGACGTCGAGCTCGCGGCGCTGGCCTGGCGGCGGGCGTCGTTGCGCGCCGTCGAGGAGGCGGGCCCGATCGAGCGGGCGGCCCGTCTGGAGCTGCTCGGCGCCGTGCAGGACCACATGACGGCCCGGGCCGCCCTCGTCGACTTCTGGCACCACCTCTTCATCGCCCCGCTACCGGCCGACCTGGTCGACATGTTCCTCGAGGTCAGCGTCCCGGCACCGCCCGCCGACCCGACACCGCGCCAGGTGGTGGCGTACGCCGAGATGGTCGGGCTGACCCGCGACCGGACGCTGGTGCGCCGCATGCGGGAACGGGCGCGGGTCAACCTCGAGCGGATGTCCGACGAGGCCGAACTGCTCATGGGCATCGGCGAGGCGTGCGAGCTGGCCCGGCCGCTGCTGCTCGCCGGCCGACCGCCCGCGCCCGGGCCGGCGCTCGACCGGTACGTGGCGGCGTACGCCACGGTGCAGCGGAGCCGGGACACCACGCGGTTCCGGCACGATCTGCTCACCACCGCCACCGTCGACCGCGACCCGCGGCTGCGCCGCTACTGGCGTCTCGTCGGAGAGGTCACCGGCGAGCCCGTCACGGTCGGAGGCGCCCAGGCCTGGCTCGTCGACGCGCTCGAACGTTCCATCGCCTGA
- a CDS encoding LLM class F420-dependent oxidoreductase → MLLSTQLQYGDDPVSSAESVVEMERAGLDVVWVAEVYSFDAVSLMGYLAARTERVQIGSGILPIYSRTPALTAMTAAGLDALSGGRAILGLGASGPQVIEGFHGVPYDKPIARTREIIEICRKVWRRERLTNEGLYPIPLPEGQGTGLGKPLKLINHPRRVDIPIWVAALGDKNVEMTAELANGWLPHVLMPEKIREVFGSALDAGLAKRAPELGPLQITGGGILALEEEMFEPARRLARGMYALYIGGMGARGRNFYNTVFARQGYADTARVVQDLYLDGRKDEAAAALPDDFIDKVTLIGPPSHVRERIEALRAAGVTHLHVNPVTTDAPKLLGQVKEWIA, encoded by the coding sequence ATGCTCCTGTCGACCCAGCTCCAGTACGGCGACGACCCCGTCAGCAGCGCCGAGTCGGTCGTCGAGATGGAACGAGCAGGCCTCGACGTCGTGTGGGTCGCGGAGGTGTACAGCTTCGACGCGGTCTCGCTGATGGGCTACCTCGCCGCTCGCACCGAGCGCGTGCAGATCGGCTCCGGGATCCTGCCGATCTACAGCCGGACCCCCGCGCTCACCGCGATGACGGCGGCCGGGCTCGACGCGCTGTCGGGCGGCCGGGCGATCCTCGGGCTCGGCGCGTCCGGGCCGCAGGTGATCGAGGGGTTCCACGGCGTGCCCTACGACAAGCCGATCGCGCGCACGCGCGAGATCATCGAGATCTGCCGCAAGGTCTGGCGGCGCGAGCGGCTCACCAACGAGGGCCTCTACCCGATCCCGCTGCCGGAGGGGCAGGGCACCGGGCTCGGCAAGCCGCTGAAGCTGATCAACCACCCGCGGCGGGTCGACATCCCGATCTGGGTGGCCGCGCTGGGCGACAAGAACGTCGAGATGACGGCCGAGCTCGCGAACGGATGGCTCCCGCACGTGCTGATGCCGGAGAAGATCCGCGAGGTTTTCGGATCCGCCCTCGACGCGGGCCTCGCGAAGCGTGCGCCGGAGCTCGGCCCGCTGCAGATCACCGGCGGCGGGATCCTCGCGCTCGAGGAGGAGATGTTCGAGCCGGCCCGCAGGCTCGCCCGCGGCATGTACGCCCTGTACATCGGTGGCATGGGGGCGCGCGGGCGCAACTTCTACAACACGGTCTTCGCGCGCCAGGGCTATGCCGACACCGCCAGGGTGGTGCAGGACCTCTACCTCGACGGGCGCAAGGACGAGGCGGCCGCGGCGCTCCCCGACGACTTCATCGACAAGGTCACGCTGATCGGCCCGCCGTCGCACGTGAGGGAGCGGATCGAGGCGCTGCGCGCGGCGGGGGTCACGCACCTGCACGTCAACCCGGTGACGACGGACGCGCCGAAGCTGCTCGGCCAGGTCAAGGAGTGGATCGCCTAG
- a CDS encoding multifunctional oxoglutarate decarboxylase/oxoglutarate dehydrogenase thiamine pyrophosphate-binding subunit/dihydrolipoyllysine-residue succinyltransferase subunit, with product MYQRFLDDPNTVDPAWHEFFADYRPTDAPSPTAAADTADDSAGTGSVQETAQRPGRPSAPSDAPTAPAPTPVAEPAEPSERTRAADRRALTPTGGTNGSAVTQKRATGAKPAAGSTSQAARPATRAAADPGTGTTTPLRGAANAVVKNMNASLSVPTATSVRAVPAKLLADNRVVINNQLKRTRGGKVSFTHLIGYALVKALADFPVMNRHFSEQDGKPVVVQPDHVNLGLAIDLPGKDGQRSLVVVSIKGCETMNFAQFWSAYEAMVHKARAGNLQAEDFAGTTITLTNPGTLGTNHSVPRLMQGQGAIIGVGAMEYPAQFQGASSEKLAEIGVSKIITLTSTYDHRIIQGAESGDFLRRVHALLLGEDEFYDEIFRSVRVPYEPVRWVQDIPEGAIDKTARVIEVIDAHRTRGHLMADTDPLNYRQRRHPDLDILSHGLTLWDLDREFAVGGFAGKQHMKLRDVLGVLRDAYCRTIGTEYMHIADPEQRAWLQERIEVPHQKPNQAEQKYILSKLNAAEAFETFLQTKYVGQKRFSLEGGETVIPLLDAVLDKAAEHELDEVVIGMPHRGRLNVLANIVGKPISQIFREFEGNLDPGQAHGSGDVKYHLGAEGKYFRMFGDGETVVSLASNPSHLEAVDPVLEGIVRAKQDLLDKGEGGFTVLPLMLHGDAAFAGQGVVAETLNLAKLRGYRTGGTVHVVINNQVGFTTAPEHSRSSQYSTDVAKMIDAPVFHVNGDDPEACVWVAKLAVDYRERWHNDVVIDMICYRRRGHNEGDDPSMTQPAMYDIIDAKRSVRKIYTESLIGRGDITVDEAEHALKDFSNQLEHVFNEVRELEKTPPAPSPSVEKEQSVPTDLDTSVSLEVVHRIGDAHVELPDGFTVHQRVKPVLQRRFQMSRDGNIDWAFGELLAFGSLLMDGKLVRISGQDTRRGTFVQRHSVIIDRRTGEEYYPLRNLSEDQERFLPYDSALSEFAAVGFEYGYSVANPESFVAWEAQFGDFVNGAQSIIDEFISSGEAKWGQMSDVVLLLPHGLEGQGPDHSSGRIERFLQLCAEGSMTVAVPTEPANYFHLLRRHAMDGVRRPLVVFTPKWMLRAKQVVSSVTDFTGSRFRPVIDDPRFRDDNGAGVQRVLLCSGKIYYELAAAREKRGIQDIAIVRIEQLYPVPDRQLASVLDRYPNAEDVRWVQEEPANQGAWPFFGLELPEKLPRLAGFRRVSRRRMAAPAAGSSKVHEVEQAALLDEALGTSD from the coding sequence ATGTACCAGCGTTTCCTCGACGACCCGAACACCGTCGACCCGGCATGGCACGAGTTCTTCGCGGACTACCGCCCCACGGACGCGCCATCCCCCACCGCTGCCGCCGACACCGCCGACGACTCGGCCGGCACCGGTTCCGTCCAGGAGACGGCCCAGCGTCCCGGCCGTCCCTCCGCCCCGTCCGACGCGCCCACGGCGCCTGCCCCCACCCCGGTCGCCGAGCCCGCCGAGCCGAGTGAGCGCACGCGGGCCGCCGACCGCAGGGCGCTCACGCCCACCGGTGGCACGAACGGCAGCGCGGTCACGCAGAAGCGCGCCACCGGCGCGAAGCCGGCCGCCGGCAGCACCTCGCAGGCGGCCCGCCCCGCCACGCGGGCTGCTGCCGACCCCGGCACGGGCACCACCACCCCGCTGCGCGGCGCCGCGAACGCGGTCGTCAAGAACATGAACGCCTCGCTGTCCGTGCCCACGGCCACGAGCGTGCGCGCCGTGCCGGCGAAGCTGCTCGCCGACAACCGCGTGGTCATCAACAACCAGCTCAAGCGCACCCGCGGCGGCAAGGTCTCCTTCACGCACCTCATCGGGTACGCGCTGGTCAAGGCGCTCGCCGACTTCCCGGTGATGAACCGCCACTTCAGCGAGCAGGACGGCAAGCCGGTCGTCGTGCAACCCGACCACGTCAACCTCGGGCTCGCCATCGACCTGCCGGGCAAGGACGGGCAGCGCTCGCTGGTCGTCGTCTCGATCAAGGGCTGCGAGACGATGAACTTCGCGCAGTTCTGGTCGGCCTACGAGGCCATGGTCCACAAGGCCCGCGCAGGCAACCTGCAGGCCGAGGACTTCGCGGGCACCACCATCACGCTCACCAACCCCGGCACGCTGGGCACCAACCACTCGGTGCCGCGGCTGATGCAGGGCCAGGGCGCGATCATCGGCGTCGGCGCGATGGAGTACCCCGCCCAGTTCCAGGGCGCGAGCTCCGAGAAGCTCGCCGAGATCGGCGTCAGCAAGATCATCACGCTGACGTCCACCTACGACCACCGGATCATCCAGGGCGCCGAGTCCGGCGACTTCCTGCGCCGGGTGCACGCGCTGCTGCTCGGCGAGGACGAGTTCTACGACGAGATCTTCCGCTCGGTGCGCGTGCCGTACGAGCCGGTGCGGTGGGTGCAGGACATCCCCGAGGGCGCGATCGACAAGACCGCCCGGGTGATCGAGGTGATCGACGCACACCGCACCCGCGGCCACCTCATGGCCGACACCGACCCGCTGAACTACCGCCAGCGCCGCCACCCCGACCTGGACATCCTGTCCCACGGGCTCACGCTGTGGGACCTGGACCGGGAGTTCGCGGTCGGCGGGTTCGCCGGCAAGCAGCACATGAAGCTGCGCGACGTCCTCGGTGTGCTGCGCGACGCGTACTGCCGCACCATCGGCACCGAGTACATGCACATCGCCGACCCCGAGCAGCGCGCCTGGCTGCAGGAGCGCATCGAGGTCCCGCACCAGAAGCCGAACCAGGCCGAGCAGAAGTACATCCTGTCGAAGCTCAACGCGGCCGAGGCGTTCGAGACGTTCCTGCAGACCAAGTACGTCGGGCAGAAGCGGTTCTCGCTGGAGGGCGGCGAGACCGTCATCCCGCTGCTCGACGCCGTGCTGGACAAGGCCGCCGAGCACGAGCTCGACGAGGTCGTCATCGGCATGCCGCACCGCGGCCGCCTCAACGTGCTGGCCAACATCGTGGGCAAGCCGATCAGCCAGATCTTCCGCGAGTTCGAGGGCAACCTCGACCCCGGCCAGGCCCACGGCTCCGGCGACGTGAAGTACCACCTGGGCGCCGAGGGCAAGTACTTCCGGATGTTCGGTGACGGCGAGACGGTCGTGTCGCTGGCGTCCAACCCGTCGCACCTGGAGGCCGTCGACCCGGTGCTCGAGGGCATCGTCCGCGCCAAGCAGGACCTCCTCGACAAGGGCGAGGGCGGCTTCACGGTGCTGCCGCTGATGCTGCACGGCGACGCCGCGTTCGCCGGCCAGGGCGTGGTCGCGGAGACGCTCAACCTCGCCAAGCTGCGCGGCTACCGCACCGGCGGCACCGTGCACGTGGTGATCAACAACCAGGTCGGGTTCACCACCGCGCCGGAGCACTCGCGCTCGTCGCAGTACTCCACCGACGTCGCCAAGATGATCGACGCGCCGGTCTTCCACGTGAACGGCGACGACCCGGAGGCGTGCGTCTGGGTGGCCAAGCTGGCGGTCGACTACCGCGAGCGCTGGCACAACGACGTCGTGATCGACATGATCTGCTACCGCCGCCGCGGCCACAACGAGGGCGACGACCCCTCGATGACGCAGCCGGCGATGTACGACATCATCGACGCGAAGCGCAGCGTCCGGAAGATCTACACCGAGTCGCTGATCGGCCGCGGGGACATCACCGTCGACGAGGCCGAGCACGCGCTCAAGGACTTCTCCAACCAGCTGGAGCACGTCTTCAACGAGGTCCGCGAGCTGGAGAAGACACCGCCCGCGCCGAGCCCGTCCGTGGAGAAGGAGCAGTCGGTCCCCACCGACCTCGACACCTCCGTCTCGCTGGAGGTCGTCCACCGGATCGGCGACGCGCACGTGGAGCTCCCCGACGGCTTCACCGTGCACCAGCGCGTCAAGCCGGTGCTGCAGCGGCGCTTCCAGATGTCGCGCGACGGCAACATCGACTGGGCGTTCGGCGAGCTGCTCGCCTTCGGCTCCCTGTTGATGGACGGCAAGCTCGTGCGGATCTCGGGTCAGGACACCCGGCGCGGCACGTTCGTGCAGCGCCACTCGGTGATCATCGACCGGCGCACGGGCGAGGAGTACTACCCGCTGCGCAACCTGTCGGAGGACCAGGAGCGGTTCCTGCCCTACGACTCGGCGCTCTCGGAGTTCGCCGCCGTCGGCTTCGAGTACGGCTACTCGGTGGCCAACCCCGAGTCGTTCGTGGCCTGGGAGGCCCAGTTCGGCGACTTCGTCAACGGCGCCCAGTCGATCATCGACGAGTTCATCTCGTCCGGTGAGGCGAAGTGGGGCCAGATGTCCGACGTCGTGCTGCTGCTGCCGCACGGCCTGGAGGGGCAGGGACCCGACCACTCCTCGGGCCGCATCGAGCGGTTCCTGCAGCTGTGCGCCGAGGGCTCGATGACCGTGGCCGTCCCCACCGAACCCGCGAACTACTTCCACCTGCTGCGCCGGCACGCGATGGACGGCGTCCGCCGCCCGCTGGTGGTGTTCACGCCGAAGTGGATGCTGCGCGCCAAGCAGGTCGTCAGCTCGGTCACCGACTTCACCGGCAGCCGGTTCCGCCCGGTCATCGACGACCCCCGGTTCCGGGACGACAACGGGGCCGGCGTGCAGCGTGTGCTGCTGTGCAGCGGCAAGATCTACTACGAGCTGGCCGCCGCGCGGGAGAAGCGGGGCATCCAGGACATCGCGATCGTCCGCATCGAGCAGCTGTACCCGGTGCCGGACCGCCAGCTCGCGTCCGTGCTCGACCGCTACCCGAACGCCGAGGACGTCCGCTGGGTCCAGGAGGAGCCCGCCAACCAGGGCGCGTGGCCGTTCTTCGGACTGGAGCTGCCGGAGAAGCTGCCGCGCCTGGCCGGGTTCCGGCGGGTCTCCCGGCGACGGATGGCCGCGCCGGCCGCGGGCTCGTCGAAGGTGCACGAGGTCGAGCAGGCCGCCCTGCTCGACGAGGCCCTGGGCACTTCTGATTGA
- a CDS encoding SDR family oxidoreductase: protein MTTSNSTTLPVLVVGATGSLGGKVVDELLERGKNVRALVRPTTDASGLESRGVEIARGDMLDLDSLVAAMNGADAVITTAAGYTRGGKNAHDIDTVGNANLAEAAHRAGIRRFVLTSILTCDQTPDVPHFWHKKVAEDKLEQLGVPFVALRPGAFLDQIASMAGDPIDKGRLTWMGKTTVPLTFVHTADLAAYLAAAVDADVDDGERIDIGWDRPVSMREMADLMGSRAGKKIKVWAVPSPVTRAAGAVAGRFMPIVKDMAAMFGWFDTGRYVADPRRQEQLFGPVPTAEGTLARLTDELGKAQHR, encoded by the coding sequence ATGACCACCAGCAACTCCACCACCCTCCCGGTCCTCGTCGTCGGCGCGACCGGCTCCCTCGGGGGCAAGGTCGTCGACGAACTGCTCGAGCGCGGCAAGAACGTCCGCGCCCTGGTCCGGCCGACCACCGACGCGAGCGGGCTCGAGAGCCGGGGTGTCGAGATCGCCCGCGGCGACATGCTCGACCTCGACTCGCTCGTCGCCGCCATGAACGGCGCCGATGCCGTCATCACCACCGCTGCCGGCTACACCCGCGGCGGCAAGAACGCGCACGACATCGACACCGTCGGCAACGCCAACCTCGCCGAGGCCGCCCACCGCGCCGGCATCCGACGGTTCGTCCTGACCAGCATCCTCACCTGCGACCAGACGCCCGATGTCCCGCACTTCTGGCACAAGAAGGTCGCCGAGGACAAACTCGAACAGCTCGGCGTCCCGTTCGTCGCACTGCGCCCGGGGGCGTTCCTCGACCAGATCGCGAGCATGGCGGGTGACCCGATCGACAAGGGCCGCCTGACGTGGATGGGCAAGACCACCGTCCCGCTGACCTTCGTCCACACCGCCGATCTCGCGGCGTACCTGGCGGCCGCGGTCGACGCCGATGTCGACGACGGTGAGCGCATCGACATCGGCTGGGACCGTCCGGTCAGCATGCGCGAGATGGCCGACCTGATGGGCAGCCGGGCCGGAAAGAAGATCAAGGTGTGGGCCGTCCCTTCGCCCGTCACCCGCGCCGCAGGAGCCGTCGCCGGCCGCTTCATGCCGATCGTCAAGGACATGGCCGCGATGTTCGGCTGGTTCGACACCGGCCGCTACGTCGCCGACCCCCGTCGGCAGGAGCAGCTGTTCGGCCCCGTCCCCACGGCCGAGGGCACCCTCGCCCGGCTCACCGACGAGCTGGGCAAGGCCCAGCATCGGTGA
- a CDS encoding DoxX family protein codes for MNDLLHRVASSRVTGRAARVTAGVRIFVGVVFLFFGGLKFLITEIEVAEFVRFGFPESTLVVHLVGLLEVAAGLMLVVGLATRLAALGLAVVMAGAILTAGLTVGGPFHLGLAPALLAANVYLLVAGPGSLALDRRLVAVG; via the coding sequence ATGAACGATCTTCTGCACCGCGTCGCCAGCAGCCGCGTCACCGGTCGGGCCGCCCGCGTGACCGCGGGGGTGCGCATCTTCGTCGGGGTGGTCTTCCTGTTCTTCGGAGGCCTGAAGTTCCTGATCACCGAGATCGAGGTGGCCGAGTTCGTCAGGTTCGGCTTCCCGGAGTCGACCCTTGTCGTGCATCTGGTCGGCCTGCTCGAGGTCGCGGCGGGCCTGATGCTGGTGGTCGGCCTCGCCACTCGCCTCGCCGCGCTCGGGCTGGCCGTCGTGATGGCAGGCGCGATCCTGACGGCCGGGCTGACCGTGGGCGGTCCGTTCCACCTCGGCCTGGCGCCCGCGCTGCTGGCCGCGAACGTCTACCTGCTGGTGGCCGGCCCGGGGAGCCTCGCGCTGGACCGGCGGCTGGTCGCCGTGGGCTGA